A section of the Phycodurus eques isolate BA_2022a chromosome 4, UOR_Pequ_1.1, whole genome shotgun sequence genome encodes:
- the LOC133402044 gene encoding hepcidin-like: protein MMKTSFCVTVTIMLALYFIQVGCTTLTDNGDPNQDMVEARDETAAEFYEIPAHHWKVAYNNRQKRHADPGPCRFCCNCCGRMNFCGLCCKW from the exons ATGATGAAGACCAGTTTTTGTGTCACAGTGACGATCATGCTTGCCCTCTATTTTATTCAGGTGGGTTGCACCACCTTGACTGATAATGGG GATCCTAACCAGGATATGGTGGAAGCAAGAGATGAAACAGCTGCTGAATTCTATGAGATCCCAGCGCACCACTGGA AGGTGGCATACAACAACAGGCAGAAACGCCACGCTGACCCTGGACCATGCCGCTTTTGCTGTAACTGCTGCGGTCGTATGAATTTCTGCGGCCTCTGCTGTAAATGGTGA